In Pseudomonas sp. GCEP-101, one DNA window encodes the following:
- the clpS gene encoding ATP-dependent Clp protease adapter ClpS: MHASSQIRLTFNQDRPDPMEDDGTGLAVEEAKPALKAPSMYRVIMFNDDYTPMDFVVEVLELYFNMNREQATKVMLTVHTQGKANCGTFTRDVAETKAMQVNQYARESQHPLLCEIEIEG; encoded by the coding sequence ATGCATGCAAGTAGCCAGATTCGACTAACATTCAATCAGGACCGCCCGGATCCAATGGAAGACGACGGGACGGGGCTGGCGGTTGAAGAAGCCAAACCAGCCCTCAAGGCGCCGTCCATGTATCGGGTCATCATGTTCAACGATGATTACACCCCGATGGATTTCGTGGTTGAGGTGCTGGAGCTGTACTTCAACATGAACCGCGAGCAGGCAACCAAGGTCATGTTGACTGTGCATACCCAGGGCAAGGCGAACTGCGGGACCTTTACCCGCGATGTCGCGGAAACCAAAGCCATGCAGGTCAATCAATATGCGAGGGAGAGCCAACATCCACTGTTGTGCGAAATTGAGATAGAAGGTTGA